The Fusobacterium necrophorum subsp. necrophorum genome has a window encoding:
- a CDS encoding ATP-binding cassette domain-containing protein produces MFINRALIKFAQGTEKKIIQAVLFQLLTTFILSAIALCMSFLIKQLIVNGQIIRITTIVLILIIFSLYLALKILSKINVKIVINAGVSIKDNVRTQIMQQLFLLGPAFVNTMRTGFLTSTFTTRVEWLMNYYTKYMPVVLSAIINAAVFIVFLTYIDLYTGLVALISVLIMLFIPMCFFNMMKEKGKQEWNNHAKYYSECLDGIQGMISLKAFNADKKYVKDIKECGEDYRKSIMEHLRVTIIEGTFLEFFVRVGTAITIAILGWRCAYGYVDEGWLIIAFFSIGATFSPMITLISAWHLGFQGVSGSYSINEFLQIESENIISNQIIPNKRMLRDGLTEYMENGEKGKNLNILEKDFNLLFNEVSFKYPKSEKNAVEEISFELKKGKIIAFIGNSGSGKSTIASLIAGFYRPQKGDIFLNGIKLDNETLGFFHNNISAVWQDNHLFSGTIYENIKMGNWSAGKEEIYRASKDAMIHELIMTLPDKYNTKVDELSSKFSMGERQRIAIARAILKNTPIIIFDEATSSLDRKNEIYIQRVMEGLKEKKAIFIIAHRLSTILMADEICIMEKGRIVERGNHQDLLQSSQIYNDLVGGML; encoded by the coding sequence ATGTTTATTAACAGAGCATTAATTAAATTTGCCCAAGGAACTGAAAAAAAAATTATTCAAGCAGTATTGTTTCAATTACTAACAACATTTATTTTATCAGCAATAGCCTTGTGTATGAGTTTTTTAATAAAGCAATTAATTGTAAATGGACAAATTATCAGAATAACAACGATAGTACTTATATTGATTATATTTTCACTGTACTTAGCATTGAAAATTTTAAGTAAAATAAATGTAAAGATTGTAATAAATGCTGGTGTTAGCATAAAAGATAATGTTAGAACTCAGATTATGCAACAACTTTTTTTATTAGGTCCTGCATTTGTAAATACAATGAGGACAGGTTTTTTGACTTCAACATTTACAACTAGAGTTGAGTGGCTCATGAATTATTATACAAAGTATATGCCGGTTGTTTTAAGTGCCATAATAAATGCTGCTGTTTTTATAGTGTTTTTAACTTATATTGACCTATATACTGGACTTGTTGCCTTGATATCAGTATTAATTATGCTATTTATACCTATGTGTTTTTTTAATATGATGAAAGAAAAAGGAAAACAAGAATGGAATAATCATGCAAAGTATTATAGTGAATGTTTAGATGGCATACAAGGTATGATAAGTTTAAAAGCATTTAACGCAGATAAGAAATATGTTAAAGATATAAAAGAATGTGGGGAGGATTATCGTAAGTCCATTATGGAGCATCTGCGTGTTACTATAATAGAAGGAACTTTTTTAGAATTTTTTGTCAGAGTAGGAACTGCAATTACTATAGCAATTTTAGGATGGAGATGTGCTTATGGATATGTTGATGAAGGATGGTTGATTATTGCTTTTTTCTCTATCGGAGCAACATTCTCTCCTATGATAACTTTAATTAGTGCATGGCACCTCGGATTTCAAGGGGTTTCCGGTTCATATTCGATTAATGAATTCCTCCAAATTGAAAGTGAAAATATCATATCGAATCAAATAATCCCTAATAAAAGAATGTTACGTGATGGTTTGACGGAATATATGGAAAATGGAGAAAAAGGAAAAAATTTAAACATATTAGAAAAGGATTTCAATTTACTGTTTAATGAAGTCTCTTTCAAATATCCCAAAAGTGAAAAAAATGCAGTAGAAGAGATTTCTTTCGAACTAAAAAAAGGAAAAATAATAGCTTTTATAGGAAATTCGGGGAGCGGGAAATCGACAATAGCAAGTTTAATAGCAGGATTTTATCGTCCTCAAAAAGGAGATATTTTCTTAAACGGAATTAAACTTGATAATGAAACACTGGGTTTCTTTCACAACAATATATCTGCGGTATGGCAAGATAACCATCTATTCTCAGGGACAATATATGAAAACATTAAAATGGGAAATTGGAGTGCCGGGAAAGAGGAAATATATAGGGCTTCTAAAGATGCTATGATTCATGAACTCATTATGACGCTTCCAGATAAGTATAATACTAAAGTCGACGAATTAAGCAGTAAATTTTCAATGGGAGAACGTCAAAGGATTGCGATTGCAAGAGCGATTTTGAAGAATACACCCATTATTATTTTTGATGAAGCAACTTCTTCACTTGATAGAAAAAATGAAATTTATATACAAAGGGTGATGGAAGGTTTGAAAGAAAAAAAGGCAATTTTTATTATTGCACATAGATTGTCCACAATACTTATGGCAGATGAAATATGTATCATGGAAAAAGGGAGAATAGTTGAAAGAGGAAATCATCAAGATTTATTACAATCATCACAAATATATAATGATTTGGTGGGAGGTATGTTATAA
- a CDS encoding ABC transporter ATP-binding protein, with the protein MKEEIIKIYYNHHKYIMIWWEVCYKNMGRIKYVLLLSKYIKNYRYKLLISVFIHGLYKIMPIALGFETAYIISKALNNHLNNAELHFCIVLFMVIATAILNYLDIYISHDVAYRILTQLRTLSYERLVHIAPAGLEGEKSGNIMSVILEDIEILEWFYAHSIIQIFVAVLLPVISLFIIGTFSPCLSIIVLLFIFLMMLEPYLLRRKSDKQGYKLQGKLGELNSYIIDGIQGIKEILIFQWQKKYFEKMYRANDEYNKAFYEYSRRSVREVSTINLIIGLSSVISTIMTVYFAQKGKYSYEMILPLISLSTMIYSPLQETLAMSSNYGRIFAAAKRVFDFLQLKSSICDEGKFEYDNVVGRKKQGVAFETVFFSYVDKNTNENIPILKGLSFVINKDQTTVLVGSSGSGKSTCSKLLQRFWDVEKGSILINGINIKDIRLEELKKLITVVPQEVYLFNKSIKENLLLASENASMKEIESALKDANLTDLIHNLEKGLDTVVGEKGTKLSGGERQRISIAQAFLKNSPILILDEITANLDYNNEKAINESLNKLKKGKITLMIAHRLSTIKNADNIIFIQNGICAGSGKYDDLIKKNSNFKELVGEKI; encoded by the coding sequence TTGAAAGAGGAAATCATCAAGATTTATTACAATCATCACAAATATATAATGATTTGGTGGGAGGTATGTTATAAAAATATGGGAAGGATAAAATATGTTTTATTATTATCAAAATATATTAAAAATTATCGATATAAATTATTAATAAGCGTTTTTATTCATGGTTTATATAAAATTATGCCGATAGCATTAGGCTTTGAAACGGCATATATTATATCGAAAGCACTAAATAACCATTTGAATAATGCTGAATTACATTTTTGTATTGTATTATTTATGGTTATCGCAACAGCTATTTTAAATTATCTGGATATTTACATCTCACATGATGTTGCTTATCGTATACTAACTCAACTAAGAACACTGTCTTATGAAAGACTTGTGCATATCGCACCGGCAGGGCTTGAAGGAGAAAAAAGTGGAAATATCATGTCCGTTATATTAGAAGATATTGAAATTTTGGAGTGGTTTTATGCACATTCAATCATCCAAATCTTTGTTGCGGTACTATTACCGGTAATTTCCTTGTTTATTATAGGAACATTTTCTCCTTGCCTATCCATTATAGTATTGCTATTTATTTTTCTAATGATGTTGGAGCCATATTTATTAAGAAGAAAGTCGGATAAACAAGGCTATAAATTGCAAGGAAAATTGGGAGAATTAAATTCTTATATAATTGATGGAATACAAGGAATAAAGGAAATTCTTATTTTTCAATGGCAGAAAAAGTACTTCGAAAAAATGTATAGAGCAAATGATGAATACAATAAAGCATTCTATGAATATTCAAGACGCTCAGTTCGTGAAGTGTCTACTATCAATTTAATAATAGGGCTATCTTCTGTAATATCAACCATAATGACTGTGTATTTTGCTCAAAAAGGGAAATATTCATATGAGATGATATTACCCTTAATATCATTGTCTACTATGATATATTCTCCGCTGCAGGAAACATTGGCAATGAGCAGTAATTATGGAAGAATATTTGCGGCAGCAAAAAGAGTTTTTGATTTTCTTCAGTTGAAGAGCTCTATTTGCGATGAAGGAAAATTTGAATATGATAATGTTGTTGGTAGAAAAAAACAAGGAGTTGCCTTTGAAACTGTATTTTTTAGCTATGTAGATAAGAATACCAATGAAAATATTCCTATCCTAAAAGGATTATCTTTTGTTATCAATAAAGACCAAACAACTGTTTTGGTTGGAAGTTCTGGATCCGGAAAATCAACTTGTAGTAAGCTTTTACAAAGATTTTGGGATGTAGAAAAAGGGAGCATTTTAATTAATGGAATAAATATTAAAGATATAAGGTTGGAAGAATTAAAAAAGCTTATCACCGTTGTTCCTCAAGAAGTGTATCTTTTTAATAAAAGCATTAAAGAAAATCTACTATTAGCTAGTGAAAATGCAAGTATGAAAGAAATTGAATCAGCATTAAAAGATGCAAATTTAACGGATTTAATCCATAATTTAGAGAAGGGATTAGATACTGTTGTTGGGGAAAAGGGAACTAAACTTTCCGGGGGAGAACGTCAGAGAATATCCATAGCACAAGCTTTTTTAAAAAATTCTCCAATTCTTATTTTAGATGAAATAACTGCAAATTTAGATTATAATAATGAAAAAGCAATTAATGAATCTTTAAATAAATTGAAAAAGGGTAAAATCACATTAATGATTGCTCATAGATTATCTACCATAAAAAATGCAGATAATATTATTTTTATACAAAATGGAATTTGTGCAGGAAGTGGAAAATATGATGATTTAATTAAAAAAAATAGTAATTTTAAAGAGCTTGTAGGGGAGAAAATATAG